CGCTTGATAACGGTCACGGAACGAGTCGAAGCGATAACCCAGGCGCAACGCCTCTTTCGGATCATCGAGCACGCTGGTATCGGCCAGGCCTCGTCCTTTGAGCACTTCCAGCAAACCGTTGGGCATGATGCTGTCGAGGCCGGTGAGCCGGGCGTTGTTGCTGCCGCTGCGCAGCAGTTTCAGGCCTTCGACCGCGCAGTTGTTGGAGAGGAAGAAGTAATTGCCGTCGTAGCTCCAGTGCATTTCGGCGGCGTGTTCGACTACGCCCTCGATTTCGCTGCGCGAGAGATTCAGCGGCACCGACGCCAGGCTGCGCAGTTCGGTCTTGGTGTATTCGTCGATCACCTGCGCCAGCGGCAGTACGAAAAGGCGCGACGGGTACTTGCCGACCAGCCCGTCCCAGCTCGACAGCTGTACGTCACCGACGAAGGCGCGGTATGACAGCACCAGATGCTGATCCAGATCCAGTCGGCAGTCCGGCCCGCGTGGCCGGCCCGGTGCGCAGATCACCAGACGCAACATGCTGTGACCCCAACGGCTGACCCAGTTCTGGTTGGCTTCGGCCAGCAGGTAATCCACCGCGTACACGCGTTCCGGATCGACCTGGCCCAGGGGCTGTTTGGCGAAGTCGTTGCCGGCATTGAGGAAAGCGAAGGTTTTGGCGCATTCATCCTTGGCCGGCGGTGCCCAGCCGAAGTGCTGCTGGTAATAGCGATACAGCGCCGGGCGGCGGCAGGCATAGCTCGGGTCGAGGAGGAAATACTCCATGTTGACCGCGACAAACTCCTTCGGGCTGGAGATTTCGTAGAGGTCGGGGCTGCGGGCGATCTGCCGGTTGTGCTGTTCACGTTCGCCACGACGGCCGACGTATTGCTGCCAGCCGGCGAGGTCGAGCAGGCGTGGATCATCGCTGAGGGTGAAGCGCCGACCGTTCTGTCCGCGGCATTCATCGGGAATGCCGATCAGCCCGGCGCTGTTGTTGCGCCGGGTGCAGCGCTGGATCAGCGTGCGTTCGGCCTCCGGCCACAAGCGCGCGCGATCGTATATGTGGGTGATTTCGTGCAGCACCGTGGCCAGCAGTTCCCGGCGAACGGTGCCGTGGGGGCGATTGGTTTTTTCCTTCGCCGCACTGCCGTCGGTGAGGCTGGCGAGCAGTTTGCGGTTCAGGTCCAGCTCGGAGACGAGCGTCGCCTGGCCGTAGGCGTTGCCGGGCATGTCGTCGGTCCAGCCGACATCGATGCGCCGGTCCAGGCGTTCGATGAAGCTCGGCGGCAATGCCTGCATGGCCTCATCGAGCAGTGCCTGGCTGGCCTGTTGTTGGGCGGGGCTCAGACCGTCAGTCTTTAGCCGCAATTGCAGGCCGGCGTGGGCGCTGTTGCCAAGCAGCAACAACGCCCCGGCCAGCAGCCAGGCGCCGAATGACTTCACAGTGCGAGGATGGCTTCGGCGAGTACCTGATCACTGGCGTCGCGAGCTTCCGGCACGCGGGTGCGCAAGGTATTGAAGGCAGCTTCCAGGTTGGCACCACGGATATCACCGTCGCTGGCCACGAAACTGGCAGCGTCGTCGTGGGCTTCGCGGATGATTTTCGAATCGCGAATCGACGTGGTGGTGTCGGAGGTGAAATCGATGGTGCGCTGGGAGGCGCGGACGATGATGTTACTGGTGGCTACCAGGGTGTGTGCCTGGGCCATATCGGCCAACAACAGCAGGCCAAGGGCGGCAGCAATCAGCGGGCTACGCATGGAA
The window above is part of the Pseudomonas fluorescens genome. Proteins encoded here:
- a CDS encoding DUF4105 domain-containing protein produces the protein MKSFGAWLLAGALLLLGNSAHAGLQLRLKTDGLSPAQQQASQALLDEAMQALPPSFIERLDRRIDVGWTDDMPGNAYGQATLVSELDLNRKLLASLTDGSAAKEKTNRPHGTVRRELLATVLHEITHIYDRARLWPEAERTLIQRCTRRNNSAGLIGIPDECRGQNGRRFTLSDDPRLLDLAGWQQYVGRRGEREQHNRQIARSPDLYEISSPKEFVAVNMEYFLLDPSYACRRPALYRYYQQHFGWAPPAKDECAKTFAFLNAGNDFAKQPLGQVDPERVYAVDYLLAEANQNWVSRWGHSMLRLVICAPGRPRGPDCRLDLDQHLVLSYRAFVGDVQLSSWDGLVGKYPSRLFVLPLAQVIDEYTKTELRSLASVPLNLSRSEIEGVVEHAAEMHWSYDGNYFFLSNNCAVEGLKLLRSGSNNARLTGLDSIMPNGLLEVLKGRGLADTSVLDDPKEALRLGYRFDSFRDRYQAMFDVLKKQLPIKQTTVEEWLSLSAEERRPWFERADLRTSAALLLLEQASFRRQLLLAQDEVKQRYLGARELENGGMDKANATLQQILANSGFLSRPAELLDSRGYGLPQPSEFSRLEAESSQRQKQLLALTGDLDKEVRALLEPKRAAEIAASEANVKQIGEHLRKLHKASGGLELP
- a CDS encoding DUF2388 domain-containing protein, whose protein sequence is MRSPLIAAALGLLLLADMAQAHTLVATSNIIVRASQRTIDFTSDTTTSIRDSKIIREAHDDAASFVASDGDIRGANLEAAFNTLRTRVPEARDASDQVLAEAILAL